The proteins below come from a single Nostoc sp. KVJ3 genomic window:
- a CDS encoding response regulator transcription factor, giving the protein MNEISIILIEDHDLTRMGLRAALQSHSALKVIGEAANATQGLKLLETAKPDVAVVDIGLPDMDGIELTRKFKRHQAETGQTTTKILILTMDHTEDAVLAAFAAGADSYYMKETSISKLTEAIQATHGGNSWIDPAIANVVLRKMRQGIPGESQNSDKPKTVKIEALASEYEQVLETYPLTQRELEILELIVAGCSNGQIAEKLYITVGTVKTHVRNILNKLCADDRTQAAVRALRSGLVA; this is encoded by the coding sequence ATGAATGAAATAAGCATTATTTTAATTGAAGATCACGACTTAACACGAATGGGGCTACGAGCGGCATTACAATCTCACAGCGCCTTGAAAGTAATTGGTGAAGCAGCAAATGCTACCCAAGGTCTAAAGCTTTTAGAAACGGCAAAGCCAGATGTAGCTGTTGTAGACATTGGTTTGCCTGACATGGATGGTATTGAACTTACCCGTAAATTCAAACGCCACCAGGCTGAAACGGGGCAAACGACAACGAAAATTTTGATCCTAACAATGGATCATACAGAAGATGCTGTACTTGCAGCGTTCGCGGCGGGTGCTGATTCTTATTACATGAAAGAAACAAGCATCAGTAAATTAACTGAGGCAATCCAAGCAACTCACGGCGGTAACTCTTGGATTGATCCAGCAATTGCCAACGTGGTATTGCGGAAAATGCGACAAGGTATTCCTGGAGAAAGCCAGAATTCTGATAAGCCGAAGACTGTAAAAATTGAGGCGCTAGCTTCAGAATACGAGCAAGTTTTGGAAACATACCCTCTCACTCAACGAGAATTGGAAATTCTGGAGTTGATTGTAGCTGGGTGTAGTAATGGACAAATTGCCGAGAAACTCTATATTACAGTTGGTACTGTAAAGACCCATGTTCGTAATATTCTAAATAAATTATGTGCCGATGACCGTACCCAAGCTGCTGTCAGGGCCTTACGTTCTGGCTTAGTAGCGTGA
- a CDS encoding glycosyltransferase: MKVLIVTCHLPTDDKTDKHGWFKRIELFIDALKDISEIHILYYINDGQENLKLETTTQIETNLSNKFNKQVSLYLCPYRMRGNFVRKSIDLTLSYYNQKRLLASRESLETRVLKEKVQIIKPDIVFFNRLLSILPALGTDYNFPNIFFDVDDVYHTDYYKRLWISKLRYLENPWQNVKSVPILFFQSIYKELLLAHATAISDLTFVCSEIDRKYISEKFNESQVKTVPNAVTIPTEKSSLPSNPNLLFLGNYHQSPNNVIGANFLIEKIWPLIYQEQPEARLIIAGKNPENIRTYTDNIPGVEFTGFVTDIDALYAQTRVVCCPILSGGGTRLKLIEAAAYGKPIVSTSVGAEGLEIIDGKEYMLRDQPEDFAQACLELFRNDFLCEQLGNEARAAAIKHYDRNCIINLIQKYFQQF; the protein is encoded by the coding sequence ATGAAAGTTTTAATTGTTACATGTCACTTACCAACTGATGATAAAACTGATAAACATGGATGGTTTAAACGCATAGAACTCTTTATCGATGCACTCAAGGATATTTCTGAGATCCACATCCTTTACTATATTAATGACGGACAAGAAAATTTAAAATTAGAAACAACTACTCAAATAGAAACAAATTTAAGCAATAAATTCAATAAACAGGTTAGCCTATATCTTTGTCCATATAGAATGAGAGGTAATTTTGTAAGAAAATCAATAGATTTAACTTTGAGTTATTACAATCAGAAAAGATTGCTTGCTAGCAGAGAATCATTAGAAACTAGAGTTTTAAAAGAGAAAGTTCAAATAATTAAACCTGACATAGTATTCTTTAATAGATTACTATCAATTCTCCCAGCATTAGGTACTGATTATAACTTCCCCAATATTTTTTTTGATGTTGATGATGTTTATCACACTGACTATTACAAGAGACTATGGATATCTAAGCTACGTTATTTAGAGAATCCCTGGCAGAATGTTAAATCAGTTCCTATTTTATTTTTTCAGAGTATTTATAAAGAATTACTACTTGCTCATGCTACTGCAATTTCAGACTTAACATTTGTTTGTTCTGAGATCGATCGTAAATATATTTCAGAAAAATTTAATGAGTCTCAGGTTAAAACAGTACCAAATGCTGTGACTATCCCGACGGAAAAAAGTTCGCTTCCTAGCAACCCAAATTTGCTGTTTTTAGGAAATTATCACCAATCACCTAATAATGTTATTGGCGCTAATTTCTTGATAGAGAAAATTTGGCCGCTTATTTATCAAGAGCAGCCAGAAGCACGCTTAATTATTGCTGGCAAGAATCCAGAGAATATTCGTACTTATACTGATAATATTCCTGGAGTTGAATTTACAGGCTTTGTCACAGATATAGATGCTCTTTATGCCCAAACTCGCGTGGTTTGTTGCCCAATCTTATCTGGAGGTGGTACTCGACTTAAACTCATCGAAGCAGCAGCGTATGGAAAACCAATTGTTTCAACTAGCGTTGGAGCAGAAGGACTAGAAATTATAGACGGGAAAGAATATATGCTTCGAGATCAGCCTGAAGATTTTGCCCAGGCTTGCCTAGAATTATTTAGAAATGATTTTCTTTGCGAGCAGCTAGGAAATGAAGCTCGTGCTGCTGCTATAAAACATTACGATCGCAACTGTATAATTAATCTTATACAAAAGTACTTTCAGCAGTTCTAA
- the ndhL gene encoding NAD(P)H-quinone oxidoreductase subunit L: MIVALLYLILAGAYLLVIPIAVLFYLKQRWYVASSIERLLMYFLVFFFFPGLLVLSPFANFRPQRRQVQV, from the coding sequence ATGATTGTCGCCCTGCTGTATCTGATTTTGGCTGGAGCTTACCTTCTGGTAATCCCCATTGCTGTATTGTTCTACCTGAAGCAGCGTTGGTATGTAGCTAGCTCCATCGAGCGTTTATTGATGTACTTTTTGGTATTTTTCTTCTTTCCGGGTTTGTTGGTTCTATCGCCGTTTGCAAATTTCCGACCCCAACGGCGACAAGTTCAAGTTTAA
- a CDS encoding DUF3007 family protein: MRRIDAIGIGLGVFLAGGLAYIGLQLVGLDNQKAGIWSQVLLVSGLIGWLATYFFRAVGQKMTYHQQREQYEQDFLQKRLDELTPEELARIQAEIEQEEQSQV, translated from the coding sequence ATGCGACGGATTGACGCTATTGGAATTGGCTTAGGTGTTTTTCTTGCCGGCGGCTTGGCTTATATAGGATTGCAGCTAGTCGGTTTGGATAATCAGAAAGCTGGTATATGGAGCCAAGTCTTACTAGTTAGTGGTTTAATTGGCTGGTTAGCGACCTATTTTTTCCGTGCGGTGGGACAAAAAATGACCTACCACCAACAACGGGAACAGTATGAGCAAGACTTTCTGCAAAAGCGGCTAGATGAGCTTACTCCCGAAGAACTTGCACGAATTCAAGCTGAAATAGAACAAGAAGAGCAATCTCAGGTGTAA
- the trpA gene encoding tryptophan synthase subunit alpha yields MTAISDCFETLAQNHECALIPFITAGDPDLETTAKALQVLDRNGADIIELGIPYSDPLADGPVIQAAATRALQRGTKLEQVLEMLQEITPKLRSPIVLFTYYNPILHRGIDKFLQEIAAAGVAGLVVPDLPLEEAASLLQPASAIGIDLTLFIAPTSSDERIEAIARSSQGFIYLITVTGVTGMRSQVENRVSNLLKQIRGVTEKPIGVGFGISEAAQARQVREWGADAVIVGSAFVKRLAQGTPEEGLNAIAQFCQSLKTAINTTNTSTNTPLD; encoded by the coding sequence ATGACTGCAATTTCTGATTGCTTTGAAACCCTGGCGCAAAATCATGAGTGCGCTCTGATTCCATTTATTACTGCTGGAGATCCAGATTTAGAAACAACCGCAAAAGCGTTGCAGGTTCTAGATCGTAATGGAGCCGACATTATTGAACTGGGTATACCCTATTCCGATCCTCTGGCTGATGGGCCAGTGATTCAAGCTGCTGCTACCCGCGCCTTGCAAAGGGGGACAAAATTGGAGCAGGTGCTGGAAATGTTGCAAGAGATTACTCCCAAACTGCGATCGCCCATTGTCCTATTTACTTATTACAACCCAATTTTGCACCGAGGAATTGACAAATTTCTCCAGGAAATTGCGGCGGCTGGCGTAGCGGGATTGGTAGTACCAGACTTACCCTTAGAAGAAGCCGCAAGCTTGCTCCAACCAGCTAGCGCCATCGGAATTGATCTCACCTTGTTCATAGCTCCCACGAGTTCAGATGAACGAATAGAAGCGATCGCTCGTTCTTCCCAAGGATTTATTTATTTGATCACTGTTACCGGGGTAACAGGAATGCGATCGCAAGTGGAAAATCGCGTATCCAATTTACTCAAACAAATTCGTGGTGTTACTGAGAAACCTATCGGTGTCGGCTTTGGCATCTCTGAAGCAGCACAAGCCCGTCAGGTAAGAGAATGGGGTGCAGATGCAGTGATTGTGGGCAGTGCTTTTGTGAAACGGTTAGCCCAAGGGACACCAGAGGAAGGACTAAATGCGATCGCCCAATTTTGCCAAAGTCTCAAGACAGCTATCAACACCACCAACACCAGCACAAATACTCCTCTTGATTAG
- a CDS encoding heterocyst differentiation related protein, whose translation MSESMAFIGGVAVAGLAALVLLKGTNTPLQSNFAVAPQMPGTVVAPGIQPQMYPYGPYGQPIYPTSQSPTATSADQRLEMEKLNTQMQLERFKNDNEQQKVQIQQLQAQIQNFNTQQQWQQAQQYNQQKVTALQPQNAAWWSSPMLWAVGGATLTIGGGVVVAGVLALFSPRQRPARTVQVIHPYQGNTPPLVPVRRAEFLPASRMEARRVEAPEYDEMH comes from the coding sequence ATGAGTGAGAGTATGGCTTTTATCGGCGGGGTCGCCGTAGCTGGGCTGGCGGCTCTCGTATTGCTCAAAGGAACAAATACCCCCCTACAATCTAACTTTGCTGTTGCTCCGCAAATGCCAGGGACTGTAGTAGCGCCGGGAATACAGCCACAAATGTATCCTTACGGCCCTTATGGGCAACCAATATATCCTACCAGTCAGTCACCAACCGCTACCAGTGCTGACCAGCGCCTAGAGATGGAGAAGCTGAACACGCAGATGCAGTTGGAGCGTTTTAAAAACGACAATGAACAGCAGAAGGTGCAAATTCAACAGTTACAAGCCCAAATTCAAAATTTCAATACTCAGCAACAGTGGCAACAAGCCCAGCAGTATAACCAACAAAAAGTAACAGCACTCCAGCCGCAAAATGCTGCTTGGTGGTCTTCACCTATGCTTTGGGCTGTAGGTGGTGCAACTCTGACTATTGGTGGTGGTGTTGTCGTCGCTGGAGTATTGGCTTTGTTCTCGCCACGGCAGCGCCCAGCCCGTACTGTACAAGTGATTCACCCCTACCAAGGAAACACACCGCCCTTGGTTCCAGTCCGTCGTGCTGAGTTTCTCCCTGCTTCACGGATGGAAGCAAGACGAGTTGAAGCCCCAGAATACGACGAAATGCATTAA
- a CDS encoding beta-lactamase hydrolase domain-containing protein, whose translation MSNTKKVSEDLSATGQPTPEELKQAAKEGFKSVLNLRSPDEAGFLSDEQQQAQAAGLQYANVPLKPSEPNQELTELAIQEIENLPKPILIHCAAGARAGGIALIANAISEGLTYDEISQKAQELGLNLEQPHLKQFLLEKYIAKQAEKS comes from the coding sequence ATGAGTAACACTAAAAAAGTTAGCGAAGACTTGAGCGCTACTGGACAACCCACTCCTGAAGAGTTAAAACAGGCAGCCAAAGAGGGATTTAAGTCTGTGTTGAACCTGCGTTCTCCCGATGAAGCAGGTTTTCTGAGTGACGAACAACAGCAAGCCCAGGCTGCTGGATTGCAATATGCCAATGTCCCGTTAAAGCCTTCAGAACCAAATCAAGAACTAACAGAGTTAGCAATTCAGGAGATTGAGAACTTACCCAAACCAATTTTAATTCACTGTGCGGCTGGGGCAAGGGCTGGTGGTATTGCCTTAATTGCCAATGCTATTAGCGAAGGTCTGACCTATGATGAAATTAGTCAGAAAGCGCAAGAGCTTGGTTTAAACTTAGAACAACCGCACCTCAAGCAATTCTTACTTGAGAAGTATATTGCCAAGCAAGCAGAGAAAAGTTAG
- the chrA gene encoding chromate efflux transporter: protein MTNSVPSRLGELAKLFFKLGVIGFGGPVAHIAMIEDEVVKRRKWLTKDHFLDLLGATNLIPGPNSTEMAIHIGYIYAGWLGLIVSGICFVLPAVLITAGFAWIYVNYGTLPQVAPLLYGIKPAVLAIIINALWGLAKKAVKTRQLLVIALGVALMTFLFKLNEVIALLIGGLLGMVWLHSGDKNDKLGDKANFLISSLSTGATLKASATVAASVATATTVAKVSLWQLGWFFLKVGSVLFGGGYLLVAFLQGGLVQEYGWLTQQQLLDAIAIGQFTPGPVLSTATFIGYIIAGIPGAIVATIGIFLPSFVFVAALNPLIPRLRASSWTRAFLDAVNVSAVALMVVTTLQLGITTLTLPQSPFVDFLGLAIAIVSAILAIHVGINSIWLVFGSALIGWGASFFGYIR from the coding sequence ATGACTAACTCAGTACCAAGTCGTTTGGGCGAACTCGCCAAACTGTTTTTTAAACTGGGTGTTATTGGCTTTGGGGGCCCAGTTGCCCATATTGCCATGATTGAAGATGAAGTGGTGAAGCGGCGTAAGTGGTTGACAAAGGATCATTTTCTGGATTTGCTGGGTGCAACTAACCTAATTCCTGGCCCAAATTCCACAGAAATGGCTATCCATATAGGATACATCTATGCAGGATGGCTGGGGTTGATTGTGTCAGGCATTTGTTTTGTCTTACCTGCGGTTCTAATTACTGCTGGGTTTGCTTGGATTTATGTTAACTATGGCACTCTACCTCAAGTCGCTCCCTTACTTTATGGCATTAAACCAGCTGTTTTAGCAATCATCATCAATGCCCTCTGGGGCTTGGCAAAAAAGGCCGTGAAAACTCGCCAATTACTGGTGATTGCTTTAGGTGTGGCATTAATGACGTTTTTATTCAAATTAAATGAAGTAATTGCCCTATTAATAGGGGGATTGTTGGGCATGGTATGGTTACATTCTGGCGATAAAAACGACAAACTAGGAGATAAAGCCAATTTTTTGATTTCTAGTCTCAGTACAGGTGCGACTTTAAAGGCATCAGCTACTGTTGCTGCATCTGTAGCTACCGCAACCACTGTAGCCAAGGTTTCTTTATGGCAGTTAGGTTGGTTTTTCCTGAAAGTCGGTAGTGTTTTGTTTGGTGGTGGCTACCTTTTGGTGGCTTTTCTCCAAGGAGGATTAGTTCAAGAATATGGCTGGTTAACACAACAGCAGTTGTTAGATGCGATCGCAATTGGTCAATTTACTCCTGGGCCAGTACTTTCTACAGCTACGTTTATCGGTTATATCATTGCGGGCATACCTGGCGCAATTGTTGCCACAATCGGAATTTTTCTCCCTTCTTTTGTTTTCGTTGCTGCCCTGAATCCCTTAATCCCACGCTTACGGGCCTCTTCTTGGACTAGAGCATTTTTGGATGCTGTGAATGTTAGTGCTGTAGCGTTAATGGTTGTTACTACTCTACAACTGGGGATAACTACTTTAACATTACCACAATCCCCATTTGTCGATTTTCTCGGTTTGGCGATCGCGATCGTCTCAGCTATTTTAGCTATTCACGTAGGTATTAATTCTATATGGCTAGTCTTTGGTAGTGCTTTGATTGGATGGGGCGCTTCATTCTTCGGCTACATTCGATGA
- the hemE gene encoding uroporphyrinogen decarboxylase: MGVSSTTPHLLRAARGEVVDRPPVWMMRQAGRYMKAYRDLRDRYPSFRDRSEIPDVAIEVSLQPWKAFGPDGVILFSDIVTPLPGLGIDMDIAEGKGPIIHSPLRTQEQIDLLRPLEPEAALPFIKTILQALRSEVGDKSTVLGFVGAPWTLAAYAVEGKGSKTYSIIKNMAFSDPTILHQLLSKLADAIAIYARYQIDSGAQVVQMFDSWAGQLSPQDYDTFALPYQQRVFQQVKQTHPDTPLILLVSGSAGVLERMGQSGADIVSVDWAVDMADARARLGKQVKVQGNLDPGVLFGSKQFIRDRILDTVRKAGNWGHILNLGHGVLPETPEENVAFFFETAKELDLAGVKA; the protein is encoded by the coding sequence ATGGGTGTTTCTTCAACAACTCCTCATCTCTTACGGGCTGCTCGTGGTGAAGTAGTAGATCGTCCCCCTGTATGGATGATGCGACAAGCGGGACGATATATGAAAGCATATCGAGACTTAAGAGATCGGTATCCTTCGTTTCGCGATCGCTCCGAAATTCCAGATGTAGCAATTGAAGTTTCCTTGCAACCGTGGAAAGCCTTTGGGCCAGATGGAGTAATTTTATTTTCTGATATTGTCACCCCATTACCTGGTTTGGGCATTGACATGGATATTGCCGAAGGTAAAGGGCCAATCATTCACTCGCCCCTCCGCACTCAAGAGCAAATCGATCTTCTGCGTCCTTTAGAACCAGAAGCAGCCCTTCCATTTATCAAGACAATTTTGCAAGCGCTGCGTTCGGAAGTAGGCGATAAATCAACGGTGTTGGGCTTTGTAGGTGCGCCGTGGACGTTAGCAGCTTATGCGGTGGAAGGAAAAGGTTCTAAAACCTATTCCATCATCAAAAACATGGCATTTTCAGACCCGACGATATTGCATCAACTGTTATCTAAATTAGCAGATGCGATCGCCATCTATGCCCGCTATCAAATTGACTCTGGCGCTCAAGTTGTGCAAATGTTCGATTCTTGGGCGGGTCAATTGAGTCCTCAAGATTATGACACCTTTGCTCTGCCTTATCAACAACGAGTTTTCCAGCAAGTCAAGCAAACCCACCCCGATACACCTTTGATTCTGCTAGTTAGCGGTAGTGCCGGTGTGTTGGAAAGAATGGGACAATCTGGCGCTGATATTGTCAGTGTAGACTGGGCAGTAGATATGGCGGACGCACGAGCCAGATTAGGCAAACAAGTCAAAGTTCAAGGAAATCTCGATCCTGGCGTACTGTTCGGCTCTAAACAGTTTATCCGCGATCGCATTCTTGATACCGTTCGCAAAGCTGGCAATTGGGGTCATATTCTCAATCTCGGTCACGGTGTTCTCCCAGAAACTCCCGAAGAAAATGTTGCTTTCTTCTTTGAAACGGCAAAGGAACTTGATCTTGCAGGAGTTAAGGCTTGA
- a CDS encoding NAD-dependent epimerase/dehydratase family protein, with protein MSQKRILVTGASGCVGHYLTEALIKETNHELYLLVRNPSKLQVDTKARSGINVLQGDMQNIRQFANLLSTIDTAVLTATAWGGDETFDINVVKTIELLELLDPDRCQQVIYFSTASVLDRYNQPLKEAGEIGTDYIRSKYECLHKKEQLAIAPKITTVFPTVVLGGDANKPYSAVTSGIPEVTKYINLIRFLDADGSFHFIHGRDIATVVRYLIDHPSENDQPRRLVLGQAPLTANQAVEEVCTYLGKKIYFRIPISLALANLIIVLFHIQMAAWDRFCMKYRHFTYKNFINPNSFGLPNYCATMTDVLKISGVQHF; from the coding sequence ATGAGCCAGAAACGGATTTTAGTGACTGGTGCAAGTGGTTGTGTGGGTCATTATTTAACAGAAGCCTTAATTAAGGAAACGAATCACGAACTGTATCTGTTAGTTAGGAACCCAAGTAAACTGCAAGTTGATACTAAGGCCCGTTCAGGTATCAACGTTTTGCAAGGTGATATGCAAAATATTCGCCAGTTTGCCAATTTGCTATCCACAATTGATACGGCGGTACTCACAGCCACAGCTTGGGGTGGTGATGAGACATTTGATATTAATGTCGTCAAAACTATAGAATTGCTCGAACTGCTAGATCCAGACCGTTGCCAGCAGGTGATTTATTTCTCGACAGCTAGCGTTTTGGATCGGTACAATCAACCATTAAAAGAAGCCGGGGAAATCGGGACAGATTATATCCGTTCTAAATATGAGTGCTTACATAAAAAAGAACAATTAGCGATCGCACCCAAAATTACCACAGTATTTCCCACTGTAGTTTTAGGCGGTGATGCGAATAAACCCTATTCTGCTGTCACCTCTGGCATTCCAGAAGTGACAAAATATATTAATTTAATTCGCTTTCTTGATGCAGATGGTAGTTTTCATTTTATCCACGGACGAGATATTGCCACTGTAGTAAGATATTTAATCGATCATCCTTCTGAAAACGATCAACCACGTCGATTAGTTTTAGGTCAAGCACCATTAACAGCTAATCAAGCAGTGGAAGAAGTTTGTACTTATCTGGGGAAAAAGATTTACTTTCGCATTCCCATATCTTTAGCATTGGCTAACTTGATTATTGTTCTGTTCCACATTCAGATGGCCGCTTGGGATCGGTTTTGCATGAAGTATCGGCATTTTACCTATAAGAATTTCATCAATCCTAATAGTTTTGGCTTACCAAATTATTGTGCAACCATGACTGATGTTTTAAAAATTAGTGGCGTTCAACACTTTTAG
- a CDS encoding S-layer homology domain-containing protein, producing the protein MTNRPPSEPESSQKTALGFDEFIAILVALTTIGAILFWSLSRRDSSWNLNGLLSASSTASPSVQPNELLPSLTPNAVPKNVLPYSPPDAVVEPKAPSFPTNSTTPSHAVLPSTQVIPTQPPQPQTPVPSSAVLESSIKASAALPLVTPAKQKSIIPPPIAFNDVPNNFWGRRFIDVLSSRGILKGFPDYSFRPNQPVNRAEFAAIVQKAFDQEPSKTAIAFQDVPTKFWATPAIDQAISTGFLKGYPKKTFRPQQNISRVQVLVALVSGLNLKAPTSPNQILSVYKDAKDIPPYAISKIAAATTNGLVVNYPNPQILAPNQVASRAEVAAMIHQALVKRGKLEAITSPNIVRRHSPL; encoded by the coding sequence ATGACAAATAGACCTCCTTCCGAACCGGAGTCATCCCAAAAAACTGCCCTTGGCTTTGATGAATTTATAGCCATTCTGGTTGCCTTGACCACCATCGGAGCGATTCTTTTTTGGTCATTGTCCCGCAGGGATTCTAGCTGGAACTTAAACGGGCTGCTGTCGGCTTCTTCCACTGCGTCACCTAGTGTTCAACCAAATGAATTATTGCCCTCTCTGACTCCCAATGCAGTCCCCAAAAACGTTTTGCCCTATTCTCCACCTGATGCTGTTGTTGAACCCAAAGCACCTTCATTTCCAACTAACAGCACAACTCCTTCCCATGCAGTGCTGCCATCTACTCAGGTAATCCCCACTCAACCCCCACAACCACAGACACCTGTACCCTCTTCAGCAGTGCTTGAGTCATCAATTAAAGCATCAGCAGCATTACCTTTAGTAACTCCGGCAAAACAAAAATCTATTATTCCGCCACCAATTGCATTCAACGATGTACCCAATAACTTTTGGGGTCGGCGTTTTATAGATGTTCTTTCTTCCCGTGGTATTCTCAAGGGATTTCCTGATTATTCTTTTAGACCAAATCAGCCCGTAAACCGTGCTGAATTTGCTGCTATTGTACAAAAAGCCTTTGACCAAGAACCGTCTAAAACTGCGATCGCATTTCAAGATGTACCGACAAAATTCTGGGCAACTCCAGCAATTGACCAAGCCATCAGTACTGGATTTCTCAAAGGCTATCCGAAAAAAACCTTCAGACCCCAACAAAATATTTCACGAGTGCAAGTTTTAGTTGCCCTTGTTAGTGGGTTGAATTTGAAAGCACCCACTTCCCCAAATCAGATTTTAAGTGTCTACAAAGATGCTAAAGATATTCCACCTTATGCTATTAGCAAAATAGCTGCTGCTACAACTAATGGTCTGGTAGTTAACTATCCCAATCCACAAATTCTTGCTCCCAACCAAGTAGCTAGTCGGGCGGAAGTAGCGGCAATGATTCATCAAGCTTTAGTAAAACGGGGCAAGTTGGAGGCAATTACATCTCCAAATATAGTGCGTAGGCATAGCCCATTGTAG
- a CDS encoding Uma2 family endonuclease: protein MTSISNPPTALTPFPDHTQLPDSDGTFVKNWQEHPQSLLLTDSITPILKELNPEEQYCIGQDLGIYWRLTDPPEKGAEAPDWFYAPNVPFLLNGQTRRSYVLWQESIAPLIVLEFVSGDGSEERDKTPWKGKFWVYEQVIRPPFYGIYEVSKASIEVYHLIEGQYHILPANERGHYPIVPLGVELGLWQGVYQNVELPWLRWWDLQGNLLLSGDERAEQESQRAEQESQRAEQESQRAEQERQRADRLTAQLRSLGIEPEA from the coding sequence ATGACCTCTATAAGCAATCCACCTACCGCCCTTACTCCTTTCCCCGACCATACCCAGCTTCCCGACTCTGACGGTACTTTTGTGAAGAATTGGCAAGAGCATCCCCAAAGCCTTCTATTAACTGACTCCATTACACCTATCCTCAAGGAATTAAATCCTGAAGAGCAATATTGTATTGGCCAAGATTTAGGCATTTACTGGCGCTTGACCGATCCCCCTGAAAAAGGTGCAGAAGCACCAGATTGGTTTTATGCACCAAATGTACCATTTTTACTGAATGGGCAAACGCGACGTTCTTATGTATTGTGGCAAGAGTCTATTGCCCCCTTGATTGTCCTAGAATTTGTCTCTGGAGACGGTAGTGAAGAACGAGATAAAACTCCTTGGAAGGGTAAATTTTGGGTTTATGAGCAGGTGATTCGTCCCCCCTTCTACGGCATTTATGAAGTGAGTAAAGCCAGTATAGAAGTTTATCATCTAATTGAAGGACAGTATCATATTTTACCAGCAAATGAACGAGGACATTATCCTATCGTTCCTTTGGGTGTTGAATTAGGCTTATGGCAGGGAGTTTATCAGAATGTGGAGTTACCCTGGCTGCGTTGGTGGGATTTACAAGGTAATTTGTTGTTAAGTGGCGATGAAAGAGCAGAACAAGAATCCCAAAGGGCAGAACAAGAATCCCAAAGGGCAGAACAAGAATCCCAAAGGGCAGAACAGGAACGCCAAAGAGCCGATCGCCTAACTGCCCAATTGCGATCGCTTGGCATTGAACCAGAAGCCTGA